From the Lolium rigidum isolate FL_2022 chromosome 2, APGP_CSIRO_Lrig_0.1, whole genome shotgun sequence genome, one window contains:
- the LOC124691332 gene encoding spliceosome-associated protein 130 A-like yields the protein MYLYSLTLQRPTGAVCAVIGSFSGRDSKKSNAAGSSTQEIAVARGGTLDLLRPDPETGRLRTLLSVDVFGSIRSLAQFRLTGATKDYLVVGSDSGRLVILEYSPDRNRFDKVHQETFGKSGCRRIVPGQLLSVDPKGRALCIAALEKQKLVYVLNRDASARLTISSPLEAHKSHTLTFGLTALDCGFDNPVFGAIELEYGDSDRDPTGQAAAQAQKVLTFYELDLGLNHVSRKVSEPIDNGANLLVTVPGGGDGPSGLLVCCDNFVLYRNQGHPEVRAVIPRRVDLPSERGVLIVAAATHRQKSLFFFLVQTEYGDIFKVDLEHSGEVVTELRIKYFDTIPVASAICVLRSGFLFAASEFGNHALYQFRDIGRDVDVESSSATLMETEEGFQPVFFHPRALKNLIRIDEIESLMPIMDMRIANLFDEETPQVYTACGRGSRSTMRILRPGLAISEMARSMLPAEPIAVWTVKKNINDMFDAYIVVSFANVTLVLSIGETIEEVSDSQFLDTTHSLAVSLLGEDSLMQVHPNGIRHIREDGRVNEWRTPGKKTITKVGSNRLQVVIALSGGELIYFEMDMTGQLMEVEKQDMSGDVACLAIAPVPEGRQRSRFLAVGSYDNTIRILSLDPDDCLQPLSVQSVSSAPESLLFLEVQASVGGEDGADYPANLFLNAGLQNGVLFRTNVDMVTGQLSDTRSRFLGLRPPKLFPCIVSHRQAMLCLSSRPWLGYIHQGHFLLTPLSCDTLESAASFSSDQCSEGVVAVAGDALRIFTIERLGETFNETAIPLRYTPRKFVILPKKKYLAIIESDKGAFSAEQREAAKRECLEAAGVSENGNGNGDQMENGDGQEDGAEDSNTLPDEQYGYPKAESEKWVSCIRILDPRSKDTTCLLELQDNEAAVSICTVNFHDKEYGTLLAVGTTKGLQFWPKRSLASGFIHIYKFVNEGRSLELLHKTQVEEVPLSLCQFQGRLLAGVGSVLRLYDLGKRKLLRKCENKLFPRTIVSIHTYRDRIYVGDMQESFHYCKYRRDENQLYIFADDSVPRWLTAANHIDFDTMAGADKFGNIYFARLPQDLSDEIEEDPTGGKIKWEQGKLNGAPNKVEEIVQFHVGDVVTCLQKASLIPGGGECLIYGTVMGSVGALLAFTSREDVDFFSHLEMHLRQEHPPLCGRDHMAYRSAYFPVKDVIDGDLCEQFPSLPVDMQRKIADELDRTPGEILKKLEDIRNKII from the exons atgtACCTCTACAGCCTCACGCTGCAGCGTCCGACGGGCGCCGTATGCGCCGTCATCGGCAGCTTCAGCGGCCGGGACTCTAAGAAGTCCAACGCCGCCGGGTCCTCCACGCAGGAGATCGCCGTGGCCCGCGGCGGCACGCTCGACCTCCTCCGCCCGGACCCGGAGACGGGCCGCCTCCGCACGCTCCTCTCCGTCGACGTTTTCGGCTCCATCCGCTCGCTCGCCCAGTTCCGCCTCACCGGGGCCACCAAGGACTACCTCGTCGTCGGCTCCGACTCCGGCCGCCTCGTCATCCTCGAGTACTCCCCCGACCGCAACCGCTTCGACAAGGTCCACCAGGAGACCTTCGGCAAGTCCGGCTGCCGCCGCATCGTGCCCGGCCAGCTCCTCTCCGTCGACCCCAAGGGCCGCGCGCTCTGCATCGCCGCCCTCGagaagcagaagctcgtctacgtCCTCAACCGCGACGCCTCCGCCCGCCTCACCATCTCCTCCCCGCTCGAGGCGCACAAGTCCCACACCCTCACCTTCGGCCTCACCGCCCTCGACTGCGGATTCGACAACCCCGTCTTCGGCGCCATCGAGCTTGAGTACGGTGACTCTGACCGTGACCCTACAGGGCAGGCTGCTGCCCAAGCGCAGAAGGTCCTCACCTTCTACGAGCTCGATCTGGGGCTCAATCATGTTTCACGCAAGGTCTCCGAGCCCATAGACAACGGTGCTAATCTGCTTGTCACAGTGCCTGGTGGCGGTGATGGGCCGAGCGGACTTCTTGTGTGCTGTGACAACTTCGTCCTGTACCGGAACCAGGGCCACCCGGAGGTGCGGGCTGTCATTCCACGCCGTGTTGACCTCCCGTCTGAGCGTGGCGTCCTCATAGTTGCTGCCGCCACACATAGGCAAAAGAGCTTGTTCTTCTTCTTAGTACAGACCGAGTATGGTGATATCTTTAAGGTTGACCTGGAACACAGCGGTGAAGTTGTTACTGAGCTCAGGATCAAGTATTTTGACACCATACCCGTGGCATCTGCTATCTGTGTGCTGCGCTCAGGTTTCCTCTTTGCTGCTTCTGAGTTTGGCAATCATGCTCTTTACCAGTTCCGTGATATTGGCCGGGATGTGGATGTCGAGTCCTCCTCAGCGACACTGATGGAGACAGAGGAGGGGTTCCAGCCAGTATTTTTCCATCCGAGGGCGCTCAAGAACCTCATCCGTATTGATGAGATAGAGAGCCTCATGCCAATCATGGACATGCGTATTGCTAATTTATTCGATGAGGAAACGCCCCAGGTGTACACAGCTTGTGGCCGTGGCTCACGCTCCACGATGCGCATCCTTAGGCCTGGCCTTGCCATCAGCGAGATGGCCCGATCGATGCTGCCTGCTGAGCCAATTGCTGTTTGGACTGTCAAGAAGAATATCAACGACATGTTTGATGCCTACATTGTCGTGTCCTTCGCCAATGTTACACTTGTGCTCTCCATTGGTGAGACCATTGAAGAAGTCAGTGATAGCCAGTTTTTGGACACCACTCACTCACTCGCGGTTTCGCTCCTTGGTGAGGACTCTCTTATGCAGGTCCACCCGAACGGAATCAGGCATATTAGGGAGGATGGCCGTGTCAATGAGTGGAGGACGCCTGGAAAGAAAACAATCACTAAGGTTGGATCAAACCGGCTCCAGGTGGTAATTGCCCTCAGTGGTGGAGAGCTCATCTATTTTGAGATGGACATGACAGGTCAGCTCATGGAGGTGGAGAAGCAGGACATGTCTGGTGATGTTGCGTGCCTGGCCATTGCGCCGGTTCCAGAGGGGAGGCAAAGGTCCCGTTTTCTCGCAGTTGGCTCCTATGATAATACCATCCGGATACTCTCCCTCGACCCAGATGACTGCTTGCAGCCTCTGAGTGTACAAAGTGTCTCCTCTGCACCGGAGTCTCTCCTGTTCCTAGAAGTACAGGCTTCAGTTGGTGGTGAGGATGGTGCAGATTATCCAGCCAACCTTTTCCTTAATGCTGGTTTGCAAAATGGTGTCCTTTTCCGAACTAATGTTGACATGGTCACTGGTCAGCTGTCAGACACACGGTCTCGCTTCCTTGGTCTGAGACCTCCAAAGCTTTTTCCCTGCATAGTTAGCCACCGACAAGCAATGCTTTGCCTGTCCAGCCGTCCCTGGCTTGGCTATATACATCAAGGTCACTTCCTCTTGACACCACTGTCTTGCGATACACTCGAGTCTGCTGCATCATTCTCTTCCGATCAGTGCTCAGAAggtgttgttgctgttgctggagatgctctccgtATTTTCACCATCGAGCGTCTTGGAGAGACATTCAATGAGACGGCTATCCCTCTGCGTTACACCCCGAGGAAATTTGTGATTCTTCCAAAGAAGAAATACCTTGCTATCATTGAGAGTGACAAGGGTGCATTTAGTGCAGAACAGCGAGAGGCTGCTAAGAGGGAGTGCCTTGAGGCTGCCGGTGTGTCGGAAAATGGAAATGGTAATGGGGATCAAATGGAGAATGGGGATGGTCAAGAAGATGGTGCTGAGGACAGTAACACCCTTCCTGATGAGCAGTATGGTTACCCAAAGGCAGAATCAGAGAAGTGGGTTTCCTGCATTAGAATTCTTGATCCAAGGAGCAAGGACACAACTTGCCTGCTGGAATTGCAGGACAATGAGGCGGCTGTCAGTATATGCACTGTGAATTTCCATGATAAGGAGTATGGTACTCTTCTGGCTGTTGGTACTACCAAAGGATTGCAGTTCTGGCCAAAGAGAAGCCTCGCTTCTGGGTTCATCCACATATACAAGTTTGTGAATGAAGGGAGATCACTTGAACTTCTTCACAAAACACAGGTGGAGGAAGTGCCTCTTTCTTTGTGCCAGTTCCAGGGACGTTTGCTTGCAGGTGTTGGTTCAGTTCTCAGATTATATGATCTTGGGAAGAGAAAGTTGCTCAGAAAATGTGAAAACAAGCTTTTCCCCAGGACGATAGTGTCTATTCATACTTACCGTGATAGGATCTATGTTGGTGACATGCAAGAG TCATTTCATTACTGCAAGTATAGACGGGACGAAAACCAGCTATATATCTTCGCTGATGACAGTGTTCCCAGATGGCTAACAGCAGCAAATCACATAGATTTTGACACTATGGCAGGAGCTGACAAGTTTGGCAACATATATTTTGCTCGTCTTCCCCAGGATCTCTCAGATGAGATTGAAGAAGATCCAACCGGAGGCAAGATTAAATGGGAGCAAGGGAAATTAAATGGTGCTCCGAACAAGGTGGAGGAGATTGTGCAGTTTCATGTTGGTGATGTTGTGACATGTTTGCAGAAGGCCTCTTTAATACCTGGAGGAGGTgaatgtcttatttatgggactgTAATGGGTAGTGTGGGAGCACTGCTTGCGTTCACCTCCAGGGAAGATGTTGACTTCTTCTCTCACTTGGAGATGCATCTCCGCCAGGAGCATCCACCATTATGTGGAAGAGATCACATGGCCTACAGATCTGCCTATTTTCCAGTCAAG GATGTGATTGATGGTGATCTGTGCGAGCAGTTTCCGTCCCTCCCAGTTGACATGCAGAGGAAGATTGCTGATGAGCTTGACCGAACTCCAGGTGAAATCCTGAAGAAGCTGGAAGACATCAGGAACAAAATCATCTAG